A genome region from Pseudomonas anguilliseptica includes the following:
- a CDS encoding DUF3509 domain-containing protein, with translation MESINRELVEQLFAPLRAIFSPPRPDGGVVLSLLDASDATAYSRVLSAAQRTDPQAFAQSLEDIRLELAMRSGSIPADMRKALKEQDSVLSYHTS, from the coding sequence ATGGAAAGCATTAACCGCGAACTCGTTGAACAGCTGTTTGCCCCGCTGCGCGCTATATTCAGCCCACCCCGCCCAGATGGTGGGGTTGTTCTATCTCTGCTGGATGCCAGCGACGCCACTGCATACAGCCGCGTGCTCAGTGCAGCTCAACGCACAGACCCGCAAGCCTTTGCTCAAAGCCTTGAAGACATCCGCCTGGAACTTGCCATGCGCTCCGGCAGCATCCCAGCGGATATGCGCAAAGCCTTGAAGGAACAGGACAGCGTGCTTAGCTACCACACAAGCTAG